One genomic window of Thalassoroseus pseudoceratinae includes the following:
- a CDS encoding TAT-variant-translocated molybdopterin oxidoreductase translates to MPQVFHPSFNTISRVSIFGSAFIVAAIFYVLYAFYRSPYSTEEDVIQTQPVPFSHAHHVGDIGIDCRYCHTSVEDSSFANVPPTATCMNCHSQLYRDESMFVPVVESFRSANTTEEKPLRWTRVHDVPDYAYFNHSIHLAKGIGCVSCHGEVDKMPLMWRENTLHMEWCLECHRNPEKNIRPREFLFTLRSREELSESDDFQEYLKREFPEVAADDDRAGDMAAIADGLLERYGIHKEHPKTHCSACHR, encoded by the coding sequence ATGCCGCAAGTTTTTCATCCGAGTTTCAACACGATTTCACGGGTGAGCATCTTTGGTTCGGCGTTTATTGTCGCAGCGATTTTTTACGTGCTCTACGCGTTCTATCGTTCGCCATATTCGACCGAAGAAGACGTTATCCAAACTCAACCGGTTCCGTTTAGTCATGCTCACCATGTGGGCGACATCGGGATTGACTGTCGTTATTGTCACACGAGTGTGGAAGATTCGTCTTTTGCCAATGTGCCACCGACGGCAACGTGTATGAACTGTCATTCGCAATTGTATCGCGATGAGTCAATGTTCGTGCCCGTCGTTGAGAGTTTCCGGAGTGCGAACACAACGGAGGAGAAACCGTTGCGTTGGACTCGGGTTCACGACGTCCCGGATTATGCCTACTTCAATCACAGTATTCACCTCGCGAAGGGGATTGGCTGTGTGAGTTGTCACGGGGAAGTCGATAAGATGCCGTTGATGTGGCGTGAGAATACGCTGCATATGGAGTGGTGCTTGGAGTGCCACCGCAACCCGGAGAAGAATATTCGTCCGCGAGAGTTTCTGTTCACGCTTCGTTCGCGTGAAGAGCTTTCGGAGAGCGATGATTTTCAGGAGTATCTCAAGCGTGAGTTTCCTGAGGTCGCCGCCGACGATGATCGTGCGGGTGATATGGCGGCGATCGCAGACGGTTTGTTGGAACGTTACGGAATTCATAAAGAGCATCCCAAAACCCACTGCTCGGCTTGTCATCGGTGA
- a CDS encoding HEAT repeat domain-containing protein, which produces MNCSRLLLALTLLSSPLGGSLVTAAELSPQVQQAVDRGLKFILGKVSGASPGQDTIGAYAALKAGAKPDHPAIAKVTQKVTAAVQGTRYQPRNTSHNYTTGVDLMFLEAVDAKKYKTEIEAIARHLLSTQLRLGAWHYLSSSGGNGDTSQTQYALLGLWAAKRAGSKIPLHVWDRAATWHIVTQCRDGSFAYHPNPNGNNNGGTLALTVNGISSLIICRMQLYPNAGEIGSGRGGTPAGQENQEDKADSKKFGFLEQVDIDEAESEREKEAEPDGPVRTSLARIDAAIERALSWVNRAYLSPRPPEWPMYYIYGLERMAAFANIETIAGRNWYDDGTNTLLRLQRKDGGWPGQSSDPATTGFGLLFLTRATAKLLGRKVITPQSVGSGLLIGGRGLPDNLGRAEIEDGKVKQQKVVGPLDELLAELEKLDTANVASAQAAVVDQIKIGNKEDLVGQTEKLIKLADDPRPEVRRTAIWAIGQTADMGLARLLIEALDDENLDILVETQAALRTLSRLPRGQNLPNSPWNNLAADATKAERTESLKNWKQRLRDRWRRWYIRTRPYDQRSDLFLEVRSKD; this is translated from the coding sequence ATGAACTGCTCTCGCCTACTACTCGCACTTACACTTCTCAGCAGCCCGCTCGGCGGCAGCTTGGTAACGGCAGCCGAACTTAGCCCCCAGGTGCAACAAGCAGTCGACCGCGGACTCAAGTTTATTCTTGGAAAAGTCAGCGGTGCTTCCCCAGGTCAAGACACCATCGGCGCATACGCCGCCTTGAAGGCCGGAGCCAAACCGGATCACCCCGCGATCGCAAAAGTGACCCAGAAAGTCACTGCCGCCGTGCAAGGCACCCGCTACCAACCGCGGAACACATCCCACAACTACACCACCGGCGTCGACTTGATGTTCCTCGAAGCGGTGGACGCCAAGAAATACAAGACAGAAATCGAAGCCATTGCTCGCCACTTGCTCTCGACTCAGTTACGACTTGGAGCGTGGCACTATTTAAGCAGCAGCGGTGGCAACGGCGACACCAGCCAAACCCAATACGCACTGCTCGGACTCTGGGCCGCCAAACGCGCAGGATCAAAAATTCCGTTGCACGTCTGGGACCGTGCAGCCACTTGGCATATCGTCACACAATGCCGCGACGGCAGCTTCGCTTATCACCCCAACCCGAACGGCAACAACAATGGCGGGACGCTCGCACTAACGGTCAACGGAATCAGCAGCCTGATCATTTGTCGTATGCAACTCTACCCGAACGCCGGCGAGATCGGTTCGGGACGCGGTGGCACACCAGCCGGACAGGAAAACCAAGAAGACAAAGCAGATTCCAAGAAATTTGGATTCCTCGAGCAAGTGGACATCGACGAAGCAGAGTCCGAACGAGAAAAAGAAGCCGAGCCGGATGGCCCCGTCCGCACATCACTGGCACGCATCGACGCCGCGATCGAGCGAGCTTTGTCTTGGGTCAATCGCGCTTATCTCTCGCCACGCCCACCGGAATGGCCGATGTACTACATTTACGGCCTCGAACGGATGGCCGCCTTCGCGAACATCGAAACAATCGCGGGACGCAACTGGTACGACGACGGCACCAACACACTCCTGAGGCTGCAACGCAAAGACGGCGGCTGGCCAGGACAATCCAGCGATCCCGCCACAACAGGCTTCGGGCTACTGTTCCTTACACGGGCAACCGCCAAACTGCTCGGCCGAAAAGTGATCACGCCACAAAGCGTGGGCTCGGGACTGCTCATTGGCGGACGCGGACTACCGGACAATCTTGGCCGCGCGGAAATTGAAGACGGCAAAGTCAAACAGCAGAAAGTCGTCGGACCGCTCGACGAATTGCTGGCAGAGCTGGAAAAACTCGACACCGCAAACGTCGCCTCCGCGCAGGCCGCGGTCGTCGACCAAATCAAGATCGGCAACAAAGAAGACCTTGTCGGCCAAACGGAGAAGCTCATCAAACTTGCAGATGATCCGCGACCAGAAGTCCGCCGCACCGCGATTTGGGCCATCGGACAGACGGCGGACATGGGGTTGGCCCGCCTACTCATTGAAGCCTTAGATGATGAGAACCTGGATATTCTCGTCGAAACTCAAGCAGCGTTGCGAACCCTGAGCCGACTACCACGTGGCCAGAACCTGCCCAACTCCCCCTGGAATAACCTTGCCGCCGACGCCACCAAAGCCGAACGCACGGAGTCACTGAAGAACTGGAAACAAAGACTCCGCGATCGTTGGCGACGCTGGTACATCCGCACGCGTCCTTATGACCAACGCAGCGATCTCTTCCTCGAAGTCCGCTCGAAAGACTAG
- a CDS encoding PDZ domain-containing protein, with translation MRTVATWIIATIRPITMALLWLGLVGVAIIVSAPPVNELVGDEPSEWAQALGSEYQGVREEAIKRFLEAGPEMCPLLVETALHGSSLQAESVLLVLHEFYRSSRPEYYTVAEQALDQLQNSPDADVTALTLASWSQSRKLRLDRCAARFEELGGSVRIDPSQWGGSLESDFRRATTAVLDANWRGGEDGLEHVLDIPGLQVIEVTPDTSVSPDAIAKLQEERPDVAVVRRGNATMGVEGVEQSNGFLVVAVVPGGGAEKAGLEPRDYILNVGGVSASSFRDVANLVAEHSPGDVLSMVVQREEDVLELSVTLGSRD, from the coding sequence ATGCGAACTGTTGCTACGTGGATTATTGCTACCATTCGGCCTATCACCATGGCGTTGCTGTGGTTAGGGCTGGTCGGTGTGGCGATTATTGTTTCCGCGCCACCTGTGAACGAACTTGTCGGCGACGAGCCATCTGAATGGGCTCAAGCATTGGGAAGTGAGTATCAAGGGGTTCGAGAAGAAGCAATCAAACGGTTCTTGGAAGCTGGGCCGGAGATGTGTCCGCTACTCGTAGAAACCGCATTGCATGGCAGCAGTCTTCAGGCGGAATCTGTTCTCCTGGTGCTCCATGAGTTTTACCGTTCGTCGCGTCCCGAGTACTACACGGTCGCCGAGCAAGCTCTCGATCAATTGCAGAATTCGCCCGATGCCGATGTGACCGCGTTGACGTTGGCCTCGTGGAGTCAGAGTCGGAAGTTGCGTTTGGATCGGTGTGCGGCTCGGTTTGAGGAACTGGGCGGGTCCGTGCGAATCGATCCATCGCAATGGGGTGGTTCGCTAGAGAGTGATTTCCGCCGAGCCACGACTGCGGTGTTGGATGCGAATTGGCGTGGCGGTGAAGATGGCTTAGAGCATGTTCTCGATATACCGGGGCTGCAGGTCATTGAGGTGACGCCCGATACGAGCGTTTCGCCGGACGCGATTGCGAAGTTGCAGGAAGAGCGGCCTGATGTGGCCGTGGTCCGTCGTGGGAATGCCACCATGGGAGTCGAGGGCGTCGAGCAATCGAATGGATTCTTGGTGGTGGCCGTCGTTCCGGGTGGTGGGGCTGAGAAGGCGGGCTTGGAACCTCGCGACTACATTTTGAATGTGGGCGGAGTCTCTGCTAGCAGTTTTCGAGATGTCGCCAATCTGGTCGCGGAGCACTCCCCAGGCGATGTGCTGTCCATGGTTGTGCAGCGGGAGGAAGATGTATTGGAGCTTTCGGTGACACTGGGGTCGCGAGACTAG
- a CDS encoding class II fumarate hydratase, which translates to MSEFRIEQDSMGQVKVPAEAYYGAQTQRAVQNFPVSGQTLPSELIRAMGLVKFACGIANRDLGKLTGTGKNPLSDEQVAAMLDAAREVSVGKWDDQFPIDVYQTGSGTSSNMNCNEVISNRAVELLGEDRFAPAKSVHPNDHVNMGQSTNDTFPTAIHVAVGTAITKRLVPALKALHEELSNKAQAWDRIIKIGRTHLADATPLRLGQEFGGFARQVELSITRAEKACQAILELPVGGTAVGSGINTHPEFGDRVSKVLADETGVPFVEASDHFEANAQRDGLVECHGQLKAVAVTMFNLANNVRWLGSGPRCGFYEVKIPDLQPGSSIMPGKVNPVMCESLMQVAARVMGLDEAITVAGAAGGNFQLNIMMPMMGQTVLESVTILSGAVKAFRDLCIEQLEPNEEACEAAVEKSLSMVTSLNPHIGYEKAAALAKEAFKSGKTIRELCQEQGILPDDVLADALDPFKMTVPRS; encoded by the coding sequence ATGAGCGAGTTCCGCATCGAACAGGATTCGATGGGTCAGGTGAAAGTCCCCGCCGAAGCATATTACGGCGCCCAAACACAGCGGGCTGTGCAGAACTTTCCCGTTTCCGGGCAAACATTGCCGTCGGAACTGATTCGAGCGATGGGATTGGTCAAGTTCGCTTGTGGGATTGCCAACCGCGATCTCGGTAAACTCACCGGTACCGGGAAGAATCCCCTGTCGGATGAGCAAGTCGCCGCCATGTTGGATGCCGCTCGGGAAGTGTCGGTCGGGAAATGGGATGATCAGTTCCCAATTGACGTGTATCAAACGGGTTCCGGCACGTCGAGCAATATGAATTGCAACGAGGTGATCTCGAATCGTGCGGTCGAATTGCTTGGCGAAGATCGATTCGCGCCGGCGAAGAGCGTGCATCCGAACGACCACGTCAACATGGGGCAAAGCACCAACGATACGTTCCCCACAGCGATCCATGTGGCCGTCGGGACGGCGATCACGAAACGGCTCGTGCCGGCGTTGAAGGCGTTGCACGAAGAGTTGAGCAATAAGGCTCAAGCCTGGGATCGGATCATCAAGATCGGGCGAACGCACCTCGCGGATGCGACTCCGTTGCGATTAGGCCAAGAGTTCGGTGGTTTTGCTCGACAGGTTGAATTGTCGATTACCCGAGCCGAGAAGGCGTGTCAGGCGATTCTTGAACTGCCCGTTGGTGGGACGGCGGTTGGGTCTGGGATCAACACTCATCCCGAGTTCGGTGATCGAGTTTCCAAGGTGCTCGCCGATGAAACCGGCGTTCCTTTTGTCGAAGCCAGTGATCATTTCGAAGCGAATGCGCAGCGTGACGGACTGGTTGAGTGTCATGGCCAGTTGAAAGCTGTCGCCGTGACGATGTTCAATCTGGCGAATAATGTCCGCTGGCTCGGATCTGGGCCTCGGTGTGGCTTCTATGAGGTGAAAATTCCGGATCTTCAGCCAGGCAGCTCCATTATGCCGGGGAAAGTCAATCCGGTAATGTGTGAAAGCCTGATGCAGGTTGCTGCCCGGGTGATGGGGCTTGATGAAGCGATCACGGTCGCCGGTGCTGCCGGTGGCAACTTCCAATTGAATATCATGATGCCGATGATGGGGCAGACGGTCTTGGAGAGCGTGACGATCCTCTCAGGGGCAGTAAAGGCCTTTCGTGATTTGTGCATCGAGCAGCTGGAACCGAACGAAGAGGCTTGTGAGGCAGCGGTTGAGAAGAGTTTGTCGATGGTAACGAGTCTCAACCCGCACATCGGTTACGAAAAAGCGGCCGCGCTTGCCAAAGAAGCGTTTAAAAGTGGAAAAACCATTCGAGAGTTGTGTCAGGAACAAGGAATTCTTCCCGATGATGTTCTTGCAGACGCTCTTGACCCATTCAAAATGACAGTACCGCGAAGTTGA
- a CDS encoding BON domain-containing protein, translated as MSVPRGNQLDGQMLRRQVLRSLQCDGHPELSTLDVEVGSGCVLVSGVVSSFDAKQLALSRVCRLGDVDAARFEISVSPTADNVRALT; from the coding sequence ATGTCGGTCCCACGTGGTAACCAACTTGACGGACAGATGTTGCGTCGTCAAGTTCTTCGATCGCTGCAATGTGATGGACACCCGGAGCTTAGTACTTTGGATGTTGAAGTTGGGAGTGGTTGTGTGTTGGTCAGTGGTGTGGTGAGTAGCTTTGACGCCAAGCAGTTGGCGTTGAGTCGGGTTTGTCGTTTGGGAGACGTCGACGCGGCCCGTTTTGAGATTTCCGTGAGTCCAACCGCTGACAATGTCCGAGCATTGACGTGA
- a CDS encoding response regulator transcription factor: MTTRSSSLDSSQPSVSRVLIVDDHEIVRQGYRQILGNDPSLEICGEAATEMEATQKITQLNPDLVVVDISLRNGHGLEICKQIRAWNEQSDASSPSPMKSLVVSAHDDELYAERALHAGASGYLNKGETGERLVEAIHRVLEGKIFLSPKMTERILNRLIAGQQDEYQSPMDTLTDRELAVFELIGKGLTTKEVASDLELSPKTVESYREKIKEKLNLPNANRLVRAAVQYVLEDA; the protein is encoded by the coding sequence ATGACCACGCGATCGAGTTCTTTGGATTCTTCACAGCCATCCGTTTCCCGAGTGCTGATCGTTGATGATCACGAGATTGTCCGGCAAGGATACCGACAAATCTTGGGCAACGATCCCAGTTTAGAAATTTGTGGCGAAGCGGCCACGGAAATGGAAGCCACTCAGAAAATCACCCAACTCAACCCGGACTTAGTCGTGGTTGATATCTCGCTACGCAATGGTCACGGGCTGGAAATCTGCAAGCAAATCCGGGCATGGAACGAGCAATCCGATGCGAGTTCGCCATCGCCGATGAAGTCGCTCGTCGTTTCCGCCCACGACGATGAACTCTACGCCGAACGGGCTCTGCATGCGGGTGCATCGGGATACCTCAACAAAGGTGAGACCGGTGAACGACTCGTGGAAGCGATTCACCGAGTCTTGGAAGGGAAAATCTTCCTTAGCCCCAAGATGACCGAACGCATCCTGAATCGGCTCATTGCCGGCCAACAGGATGAGTATCAATCCCCAATGGATACACTGACCGACCGGGAGCTGGCGGTTTTTGAATTGATCGGCAAAGGGTTGACGACGAAAGAAGTCGCCAGCGACCTGGAACTCAGTCCGAAGACGGTCGAGAGTTATCGGGAGAAGATCAAAGAGAAGCTCAACCTTCCCAATGCTAACCGCTTAGTGCGAGCCGCCGTTCAATATGTGCTCGAAGACGCATAA
- a CDS encoding sulfatase-like hydrolase/transferase: MLRFAFVTIAVLSGFGRVVFGADPINTRTDTRPNVIVILTDDQGTLDAGCYGATDLQTPSIDRLAKRGVRFTQFYAAAPVCSPSRAGLLTGRYPILAGMPGNAGGPPNEGVNELSDMETPKSVWAKQTTMAEMFHAAGYATAHIGKWHLNIRNGERPLDQGFDYSFGHMGGCIDNFTHFFYWSGPNRHDLWRNNERIREPGQFFPDMMVTEASEFISTNREKPFFIYFAMNTPHYPYQGEPEWLETYKEVPYPRNLYNAFVSTLDSRIGRLLDHVDKLGLTNDTIIVFQSDHGHSTESRAHNGGGNAGPYRGAKFSLFEGGIRVPAIISWPGHLPEGEVRNQLAHSCDWLPTVAELCDVRTPQNIDGQSLVPVVVSAEVSTPHDTLHWTFGNSWAVRHGDWKLIANPRDTSNRGPLGKEDKLFLSNVNQDKSEMENLARKNPNTVKELKALHDAWSQTKK; encoded by the coding sequence ATGCTTCGATTTGCGTTTGTCACGATCGCAGTCCTGTCCGGTTTCGGCAGGGTCGTCTTCGGAGCCGACCCCATCAATACCAGAACGGACACTCGCCCGAATGTCATTGTGATTCTGACCGACGACCAAGGCACACTCGATGCTGGTTGTTATGGAGCCACAGACCTACAAACGCCGAGCATTGATCGGCTCGCCAAACGCGGGGTGCGATTCACCCAGTTCTATGCAGCTGCTCCTGTATGTTCGCCGAGTCGCGCTGGATTGCTAACCGGTCGCTATCCGATTCTCGCCGGAATGCCAGGAAACGCCGGCGGGCCTCCTAACGAAGGCGTCAACGAACTGTCCGATATGGAAACGCCGAAAAGCGTCTGGGCGAAACAAACCACGATGGCGGAAATGTTCCATGCCGCTGGTTATGCGACTGCTCATATCGGCAAATGGCATTTGAACATTCGCAACGGTGAGCGTCCGCTCGACCAGGGTTTTGACTACTCGTTCGGACACATGGGCGGTTGCATCGACAACTTCACTCACTTCTTCTACTGGAGCGGCCCGAATCGGCATGATCTCTGGCGAAACAATGAACGCATTCGGGAACCGGGACAGTTCTTCCCAGACATGATGGTCACAGAAGCGTCGGAGTTCATCAGCACGAATCGCGAAAAACCGTTCTTCATATACTTCGCGATGAACACGCCGCATTACCCGTATCAGGGTGAACCGGAGTGGCTCGAGACCTACAAAGAGGTGCCATACCCCCGTAACTTATACAATGCGTTCGTTTCCACGTTGGATTCTCGCATCGGCCGATTGTTGGATCACGTCGACAAACTCGGACTGACAAACGACACGATTATCGTGTTCCAATCCGATCATGGACACTCGACCGAATCACGTGCCCATAACGGCGGTGGCAACGCAGGACCGTATCGTGGTGCGAAATTCAGTTTGTTCGAAGGCGGTATTCGTGTGCCGGCAATCATTTCTTGGCCGGGCCATCTGCCCGAAGGCGAAGTTCGGAATCAACTCGCCCACAGTTGTGATTGGCTACCGACGGTCGCGGAACTGTGCGATGTGAGGACGCCTCAAAATATTGATGGCCAAAGTCTCGTGCCTGTCGTTGTGTCCGCCGAAGTAAGTACACCGCACGACACATTGCATTGGACGTTTGGTAACAGTTGGGCGGTCCGCCACGGCGACTGGAAACTCATCGCCAACCCCCGCGACACCTCCAACAGGGGCCCACTCGGCAAAGAGGACAAACTCTTTCTCTCGAACGTCAATCAAGACAAGTCGGAGATGGAAAACCTTGCTCGGAAGAACCCGAACACGGTGAAAGAGCTGAAAGCCCTGCACGATGCCTGGAGCCAAACGAAAAAATAG
- a CDS encoding DUF1559 domain-containing protein: MRHTSSRRGFTLIELLVVIAIIAILIALLLPAVQQAREAARRTQCKNNMKQLGIALHNYHDTHNAFPYSVSASSSFTSGTAAVNTGGGEFHKNHRGWLLLLPFIEQGNLAEQFDFNLAASTARNGSSVPGGLEPGQSGNANDIVVGTSLDAFLCPSDAGPTHYTGTSSAYYISGSQNAEGGAYTNYDFSVRRVSSWANKWKDESQGTRRLFGPDTSSKLRDIVDGTSNTVAVCETLRDVWNGTGQTWGYSKWVGAGVDLTYSRGINFTVCCSWDSPPFQRPGARASRLGDWSTVGSLHPGGAQVLLADGAVRFVSETIDPSTRNNLAYIADGQVLGDY, from the coding sequence ATGCGGCACACTTCATCCCGTCGCGGTTTTACGTTGATTGAATTGCTGGTTGTTATCGCAATCATCGCAATTCTGATTGCTCTTCTTCTGCCCGCTGTGCAGCAGGCTCGTGAAGCGGCCCGACGTACGCAATGCAAGAACAACATGAAGCAGTTGGGGATCGCGTTACATAACTACCACGACACACATAATGCTTTTCCCTACTCTGTATCCGCAAGTTCGTCATTTACAAGTGGTACGGCAGCGGTCAATACGGGCGGCGGTGAGTTCCACAAGAATCATCGCGGATGGTTGCTGCTCCTGCCGTTTATTGAACAAGGCAACCTCGCGGAGCAATTCGACTTCAACTTAGCGGCCTCGACAGCTCGTAACGGATCATCAGTGCCCGGTGGGTTGGAACCAGGTCAGTCTGGAAATGCGAACGATATCGTTGTCGGAACCTCACTGGATGCATTTTTGTGTCCATCGGATGCGGGACCAACACACTACACCGGCACGAGTTCGGCTTATTACATCTCCGGCTCACAAAATGCAGAAGGTGGTGCCTACACGAACTACGATTTCAGTGTCCGTCGGGTTTCCAGTTGGGCGAACAAATGGAAAGACGAATCGCAGGGAACACGTCGACTGTTTGGGCCAGATACGTCCTCGAAGTTACGAGACATTGTCGATGGAACAAGCAACACGGTTGCGGTCTGCGAAACGCTGCGTGACGTCTGGAACGGAACCGGTCAGACATGGGGCTACTCAAAATGGGTCGGTGCTGGTGTCGACCTGACTTACAGTCGCGGAATCAACTTCACGGTTTGCTGTTCATGGGACAGCCCGCCATTCCAACGACCCGGCGCACGGGCTAGCCGACTCGGAGACTGGAGCACCGTTGGCAGTCTGCATCCTGGTGGAGCACAAGTTCTTCTCGCCGATGGGGCCGTGCGATTTGTGTCGGAAACGATTGACCCCTCAACGCGGAACAATCTCGCCTACATCGCAGACGGACAGGTCCTCGGCGACTATTAA